A stretch of the Salvelinus fontinalis isolate EN_2023a chromosome 22, ASM2944872v1, whole genome shotgun sequence genome encodes the following:
- the zcchc17 gene encoding nucleolar protein of 40 kDa, with translation MADFDHDQQEPAGLDGLPAMYSIVKGEVASVQTYGAFIKIPGYRKQGLVHISELSACRVENVAEVVDVGEQVWIKVIGREMRDDKVKLSFSMKAVNQGTGKDLDPNNVIAEQDERRRRQFKDGTGRRITLEAVLNTTCKKCGCKGHFAKDCFSAPGLQYDLIPEEGDDEPQQLQKEPINPNLIPLAVRKTQPPQDSHKKKKKEKKEKKEKKGKKKKRKRERKESESDSSSSGPSQAKRGRHDDREDRKKKKHKKHKSHKHI, from the exons ATGGCAGACTTTGACCATGACCAGCAGGAGCCTGCAGGACTAGATGGCTTGCCAGCCATGTACAGTATTGTGAAGGGAGAGGTGGCTTCTGTACAGACCTACGGAGCCTTCATCAAGATTCCTGGCTACAGGAAGCAGG GGTTGGTCCATATCAGTGAGTTGTCAGCCTGTAGGGTTGAGAATGTTGCAGAAGTCGTCGACGTGGGAGAGCAGGTGTGGATCAAGGTCATCGGGAGAGAG ATGCGTGATGACAAGGTGAAGCTCTCCTTCTCAATGAAAGCTGTCAATCAAGGAACAGGGAAAGACCTGGACCCCAACAATGTCATAGCAGA gcagGATGAGCGGAGGCGTAGACAGTTCAAAGATGGTACAGGACGGAGGATAACATTGGAGGCTGTACTCAACACCACCTGCAAGAAGTGTGGCTGCAAAG gtcACTTCGCTAAGGACTGTTTCTCGGCCCCAGGGCTGCAGTATGATCTGATACCTGAGGAGGGCGATGATGAGCCGCAGCAGCTACAGAAAGAGCCTATCAACCCCAACCTCATCCCACTAGCAGTCCGCAAAACCCAACCTCCACAGGACTCAcacaagaagaaaaaaaaggagaAAAAAGAGAAAAAG GAGAAGAagggaaagaagaagaagaggaagagagagaggaaggagtccgAAAGTGACAGCAGCAGCAGTGGACCCAGTCAGGCCAAGAGGGGGCGCCATGACgacagagaggacagaaagaAGAAGAAACACAAGAAACACAAGTCCCACAAACACATCTGA
- the fabp3 gene encoding fatty acid-binding protein, heart: protein MAEAFAGTWNLKDSKNFDEYMKALGVGFATRQVGGMTKPTTIIEVAGDTVTLKTQSTFKNTEISFKLGEEFDETTADDRKVKSLITVDGGKMVHVQKWDGKETTLVREVSGNALELTLTLGDVVSTRSYVKAE, encoded by the exons ATGGCTGAGGCATTCGCAGGCACATGGAACCTGAAGGACAGCAAGAACTTTGACGAATACATGAAGGCTCTGG GTGTGGGCTTTGCAACACGCCAGGTTGGCGGTATGACCAAGCCCACCACCATCATCGAGGTAGCTGGAGACACAGTCACTCTGAAGACACAGAGCACCTTCAAGAACACCGAGATCTCCTTCAAACTAGGAGAGGAGTTCGACGAGACCACCGCCGATGACAGGAAAGTCAAG tccCTAATAACGGTAGACGGTGGTAAGATGGTTCACGTGCAAAAGTGGGATGGCAAGGAGACCACTCTGGTCCGTGAAGTCAGCGGCAACGCCCTCGAACTG ACTCTGACTCTGGGTGACGTCGTCTCCACACGCTCCTACGTCAAGGCCGAGTGA